A genome region from Neptunomonas japonica JAMM 1380 includes the following:
- a CDS encoding RNA pyrophosphohydrolase has protein sequence MIDSDGFRPNVGIILANPLGQVLWARRIGQDAWQFPQGGINPDETPEQAMYRELREEVGLSEKDVEVVAVTRGWLRYRLPKRMIRRHSHPICVGQKQKWFLLRMLSHDDAVVIDHTDSPEFDGWQWVSYWYPLGQVISFKREVYRKAMKELSPKLSRVVVQQQR, from the coding sequence GTGATTGATTCAGACGGGTTTAGACCGAATGTAGGTATCATTCTGGCAAACCCACTGGGTCAGGTGCTTTGGGCGCGTCGTATCGGACAAGATGCCTGGCAGTTTCCGCAAGGGGGGATTAACCCCGATGAAACGCCAGAACAGGCAATGTATCGAGAATTAAGAGAGGAGGTCGGCCTCAGCGAGAAAGATGTTGAGGTGGTCGCTGTTACTCGTGGCTGGCTTCGTTATCGGCTACCCAAGCGCATGATCCGCAGGCACTCACACCCCATTTGTGTGGGTCAAAAGCAGAAGTGGTTTTTGCTCAGAATGCTGAGCCATGACGATGCCGTTGTAATTGATCATACTGATTCGCCGGAGTTTGACGGTTGGCAGTGGGTTAGTTATTGGTATCCATTGGGTCAAGTTATTTCTTTTAAGCGTGAAGTTTATCGCAAAGCAATGAAGGAGTTATCACCAAAACTATCGCGTGTGGTTGTACAACAGCAACGCTAA
- the ptsP gene encoding phosphoenolpyruvate--protein phosphotransferase: MLELLRKIVQEVSTAPDVDAVLGLIVRRIQRGMKTEVCSVFLLDAPSQRFVLRASQGLNRKAVGRVSLSSSEGIVGMVAKRAEPINLEDAETHPAFYLLKDTGEERFHAFLGVPIIHQKQVLGVLVVQQQNCRRYDEAEEAFLVTISAQLAGVIAHAQVTGAISKIAWKHQKSIDHRFEGIPGAPGVAIGRVVVVAPLADIDAVPEKATDDIAQEIARFETALERVRADIRKVSARLAKRLRHDEQALFEVYLRMLDDNALAGEVVAQIKQGNWAQGALSAVITSNARQFARMDDPYLRERATDVRDLGRRVLAYLQEESGSKRIELPENGILVADELSPAVLGEVSAEKLAGLVSVLGSGNSHAAILARSMGIPTVMGMVDLPYRQLDGREVILDGYSGRLYVDPSEELIQAYREVLREQEEVAAELATLNDLPAKTIDGSRMPLWVNTGLIADVSRSLERGAEGIGLYRTEIPFMVRDFFPSEYEQMQIYRRQLEAFAPLPVTMRTLDIGGDKALPYFPIKEENPFLGWRGIRVTLDHPEIFLVQIRAMLRANEGLGNLRIMLPMITSVNEVDEANNLLDRALIELQEEGYVVARPSVGVMIEVPAAVYQLRRFAKRVDFISVGSNDLTQYLLAVDRNNPRVAGLYVPYHPAVLKVLEDIAREARKDKLQVSICGEMAADPGGALLLMAMGYDALSMNATNLPRVKSTIRSVSMVQAKVLLDKVMRMDDADKIQALMTETMKSLGLSQLSSPVLPE, translated from the coding sequence ATGCTGGAATTACTGCGTAAAATTGTTCAAGAAGTCAGTACTGCGCCTGATGTGGATGCTGTGCTGGGGTTGATCGTGCGCAGAATTCAACGAGGCATGAAAACCGAAGTATGCTCAGTGTTTCTATTGGATGCCCCATCACAACGGTTTGTGTTGCGTGCATCTCAAGGGCTTAATCGTAAAGCTGTTGGCCGTGTGTCTCTCTCTTCTTCAGAAGGGATTGTGGGTATGGTGGCGAAAAGAGCTGAGCCGATTAATTTGGAAGATGCTGAAACTCATCCAGCGTTTTATTTGTTGAAAGACACCGGCGAAGAGCGTTTTCATGCTTTTTTAGGTGTGCCGATTATCCATCAAAAACAAGTATTAGGTGTGCTTGTCGTACAGCAGCAGAACTGTCGACGCTATGATGAAGCCGAAGAAGCATTTTTAGTGACTATTTCTGCTCAGTTGGCGGGTGTTATAGCACATGCTCAGGTCACAGGAGCGATCAGTAAGATTGCTTGGAAGCACCAAAAAAGTATTGATCATCGCTTTGAAGGTATTCCAGGTGCTCCGGGCGTGGCTATTGGTCGAGTTGTGGTCGTGGCGCCTTTGGCTGATATTGACGCTGTACCTGAAAAAGCGACCGATGATATTGCGCAGGAGATTGCTCGGTTTGAAACTGCATTAGAGCGCGTGCGTGCAGATATCCGCAAAGTAAGCGCTAGGCTTGCCAAGCGTCTACGTCACGATGAGCAAGCGTTGTTTGAAGTTTATCTTCGCATGCTAGATGACAATGCGTTAGCGGGTGAAGTGGTGGCGCAAATTAAGCAAGGTAACTGGGCGCAAGGAGCGCTCAGCGCGGTTATTACCAGTAATGCTCGACAGTTTGCCCGGATGGATGACCCTTATTTGAGAGAACGAGCAACGGATGTTCGCGATTTAGGGCGCCGCGTTCTTGCTTATCTGCAAGAAGAAAGTGGCTCAAAAAGAATTGAGTTGCCTGAAAACGGTATCTTAGTGGCAGATGAGCTATCACCTGCAGTATTGGGCGAAGTGTCCGCTGAGAAGCTTGCTGGGCTGGTCTCTGTATTAGGTTCAGGTAACTCTCATGCGGCGATCTTGGCTCGTTCTATGGGTATTCCTACTGTCATGGGTATGGTTGACCTGCCTTATCGTCAGCTGGATGGTCGTGAAGTTATTCTTGATGGTTATTCGGGTCGCTTGTATGTCGATCCATCAGAGGAGTTGATACAGGCTTATCGAGAAGTGCTGCGTGAGCAGGAAGAAGTGGCTGCTGAGTTAGCAACATTAAATGACCTGCCCGCTAAAACAATAGATGGTAGCCGGATGCCGTTGTGGGTAAACACTGGGCTTATTGCTGATGTATCACGCTCGTTGGAGCGCGGGGCTGAAGGGATAGGTTTATACCGTACTGAGATCCCATTCATGGTGCGGGACTTTTTTCCTAGCGAATATGAGCAGATGCAAATCTATCGTCGTCAGTTAGAAGCTTTTGCGCCTTTGCCTGTGACCATGAGAACACTGGATATTGGTGGTGATAAGGCGTTGCCTTACTTTCCTATAAAGGAAGAAAACCCATTTCTTGGTTGGCGAGGCATTAGGGTGACGCTAGATCATCCTGAAATTTTCTTAGTGCAGATAAGAGCGATGCTCAGGGCTAATGAAGGCCTAGGTAATTTACGTATCATGTTGCCGATGATAACCAGTGTAAATGAAGTAGATGAAGCTAATAATCTACTAGACCGGGCACTAATTGAGCTGCAAGAAGAGGGTTATGTTGTTGCACGGCCTTCTGTTGGGGTGATGATTGAAGTGCCTGCTGCGGTGTACCAGTTACGGCGTTTTGCAAAGCGGGTAGATTTTATATCTGTAGGCTCAAACGACCTTACACAATATCTGTTGGCGGTCGACCGTAATAATCCAAGGGTGGCGGGACTCTATGTTCCCTATCACCCTGCAGTGCTTAAGGTCCTAGAAGATATTGCGCGTGAAGCTCGCAAGGATAAGCTACAGGTATCTATCTGTGGTGAAATGGCTGCTGATCCTGGTGGTGCCTTATTGTTAATGGCGATGGGTTATGATGCGCTATCTATGAATGCGACTAACCTTCCCCGGGTTAAATCGACCATACGTAGCGTCTCGATGGTGCAGGCAAAAGTGCTGCTTGATAAAGTCATGCGCATGGATGATGCCGATAAAATACAGGCACTGATGACAGAAACGATGAAGTCTTTAGGTTTAAGCCAGTTAAGCAGTCCGGTATTACCTGAGTGA
- a CDS encoding HAD family hydrolase, producing MSLAIFDLDNTLLNGDSDHAWGEFLCEQEIVDAAEYSKSNDYFFQQYQQGTLDIQEFLEFALRPLAMLSTQKLSELHTQFMLQKVEPIILPKALALLQKHRDQGDFLLIITATNSFVTGPIAARLGVDAILATDPEIINGSYTGKVAGTPCFQDGKVTRLNHWLKDNNHSLQGSSFYSDSRNDLPLLELVDHPVAVDADETLTQTAQQKGWPVISLR from the coding sequence GTGAGCTTGGCCATCTTTGATCTTGATAACACCCTCCTCAACGGCGATAGCGACCATGCATGGGGCGAGTTTCTTTGTGAGCAAGAAATTGTTGATGCCGCTGAATACAGTAAAAGTAATGACTATTTCTTTCAGCAATACCAGCAAGGAACCTTAGATATTCAGGAGTTTCTTGAGTTTGCTTTACGCCCACTAGCAATGCTTTCTACACAAAAGCTATCAGAACTACATACACAGTTCATGCTTCAAAAAGTTGAGCCGATCATCTTACCTAAGGCACTAGCGCTACTTCAGAAGCATCGCGACCAAGGGGATTTTTTGCTCATCATTACAGCAACTAATAGCTTTGTCACAGGCCCTATTGCAGCCCGCCTTGGTGTCGATGCAATTCTGGCTACTGACCCTGAAATAATTAACGGCAGCTATACTGGAAAAGTGGCAGGCACCCCCTGTTTCCAAGACGGCAAAGTAACTCGCTTGAACCACTGGCTGAAAGACAATAATCACTCGCTACAAGGAAGCTCGTTCTATAGCGACTCACGAAACGATCTACCGTTATTAGAGCTTGTCGACCACCCAGTCGCTGTCGACGCAGATGAGACGCTAACGCAAACCGCACAACAAAAAGGCTGGCCAGTTATCAGCCTACGCTAG
- the gcvH gene encoding glycine cleavage system protein GcvH, translating into MSDIRNELKYVASHEWIRNEGDGSVTVGITDHAQDLLGDVVFVELPEVGADVETGDDAGVVESVKAASDIYVPISGEIIATNELLEDSPELVNSDPYGDGWFFRIKLADEAELDGLLDAQAYGELCEDES; encoded by the coding sequence ATGAGTGATATTCGTAACGAACTAAAATATGTAGCTAGCCATGAGTGGATTCGTAATGAAGGTGATGGATCTGTAACTGTCGGCATTACTGATCACGCACAAGACTTATTGGGTGATGTTGTCTTTGTTGAGTTGCCTGAAGTCGGTGCTGACGTTGAGACAGGGGACGATGCAGGTGTTGTTGAGTCTGTAAAAGCTGCATCTGATATATATGTGCCTATTTCTGGCGAAATCATTGCGACTAATGAGTTGCTTGAAGACTCACCTGAATTGGTGAATAGTGACCCTTATGGTGATGGCTGGTTTTTCCGTATTAAACTGGCTGATGAAGCAGAGCTGGATGGCTTATTGGATGCTCAGGCGTACGGGGAATTATGTGAGGATGAATCCTGA
- a CDS encoding putative bifunctional diguanylate cyclase/phosphodiesterase, with protein MNAVKRRAFLINSGLWVLCLLVPLLLLNNSYIARLNWIIYDTMHGFLSHEVSEQVVIVAIDDKSLQQIGRWPWSRSVHTSLLEKTTELGVKAVGFDILFPESEAADIDQIFAEAIQQSGKVVLAVAPETNTLGQIASESLPIPVLALAADSLGHVDYELGVDGICRSVYLYAGLDGAHWPAFSYAVYQTAYGKLFSAKSTEPAGSGWTRSQSVYIPFLTLPRTISRVSFSDVLSGQVDDLIRNKLLLVGATATGLGDQLSTPVSGNHQRMSGVEVNAHVLEALIQQRTLEYASLPLQAICTVLVTLLFSLVMYLFGLLRAPVVFFTSITLALLLAFICLQLTHIWVPPVSALVGIMVAYFVWGWRSQAIVQGKLFRLNQTLQHQGDHDPVSALPNRSMLEKSLNQSMLHAKQVGDLVSVYIINSGQLRTINDQLGFKVGDELLHKVALRIQQTLGEEAVVAKINGEFAVVQVTSNELRIKHVGGRLLQILQQPIEWQGKDYYLPPSIGVSVFPEDGLSSDALINHAFTAMHRAKADKKRGLLFFSHQMRTDLVQRSELENDLRNALANKEFEVYYQPKVCANNHNIKGAEALLRWHHPSRGMIPPSDFIPLAEKQGVIVDIGAWVLREACFQTKQWHALGFSEFQVAVNVSAVQLTESDFPAVLHDTLVETKLDPQLLEIEVTETALMTDVELTISILEQIKALGTGVAVDDFGTGYSSLNYLNMFPVDSLKIDRVFVKDIGIKSDSKDITSSIIGMAHRLNLKVVAEGVETPAQAQFMKDNACEYLQGFLFSKPLPANEFTDLLSRS; from the coding sequence ATGAATGCAGTAAAGAGGCGAGCCTTCCTTATTAATAGTGGGCTTTGGGTTCTTTGTTTGCTAGTCCCTTTATTACTGCTAAATAATAGCTATATAGCACGTCTGAACTGGATTATTTATGACACTATGCATGGTTTTCTATCGCATGAAGTGTCTGAGCAAGTAGTTATTGTTGCTATTGATGACAAAAGCCTACAGCAGATAGGTCGTTGGCCATGGTCTAGGTCAGTCCATACTTCTTTATTAGAAAAGACGACTGAGCTGGGTGTTAAGGCTGTGGGCTTTGATATTCTTTTTCCTGAAAGTGAAGCCGCCGATATTGATCAAATATTTGCTGAGGCAATCCAGCAATCGGGAAAAGTGGTATTAGCGGTGGCTCCAGAAACCAATACATTGGGGCAAATAGCATCGGAGTCATTGCCGATACCTGTGTTGGCATTAGCAGCAGATAGTCTGGGCCATGTTGATTATGAGTTAGGTGTCGATGGTATATGCCGCTCTGTATATCTATATGCAGGGCTCGATGGTGCGCATTGGCCTGCTTTTTCGTATGCCGTTTATCAAACGGCATACGGTAAGCTTTTTAGTGCAAAAAGCACTGAGCCGGCAGGTTCTGGGTGGACGAGAAGTCAGTCCGTTTATATTCCTTTTTTAACGTTACCCAGAACTATAAGTCGAGTGTCATTTAGTGATGTGCTGTCGGGGCAGGTAGATGATCTTATTCGTAATAAGTTGCTATTAGTTGGTGCCACGGCTACAGGGTTAGGTGATCAACTGTCGACACCCGTTTCTGGTAATCATCAGCGCATGTCGGGAGTGGAAGTAAATGCTCATGTTTTGGAAGCACTGATTCAGCAGCGTACACTCGAATACGCCTCTTTGCCCTTGCAAGCCATTTGTACTGTGTTAGTGACTTTGTTGTTTAGTTTGGTTATGTACTTGTTCGGACTCTTGCGAGCTCCTGTCGTGTTTTTTACATCAATTACCTTGGCTCTTTTACTTGCTTTTATCTGTTTGCAATTAACGCATATTTGGGTACCTCCTGTTAGTGCGTTGGTTGGTATTATGGTGGCCTATTTTGTTTGGGGGTGGCGGTCTCAAGCCATCGTGCAGGGGAAGTTATTTCGTCTGAATCAAACATTGCAGCATCAGGGTGATCATGACCCTGTTTCTGCTTTACCGAACAGAAGCATGCTTGAGAAAAGTCTTAATCAGAGCATGCTTCATGCTAAGCAAGTGGGAGATTTGGTCAGTGTTTATATTATCAACTCTGGGCAGTTGCGAACGATTAACGACCAATTGGGTTTTAAGGTAGGAGATGAATTGTTACACAAAGTTGCTTTGCGTATACAGCAGACATTGGGAGAGGAGGCTGTTGTTGCCAAAATAAATGGTGAGTTTGCAGTGGTGCAAGTAACATCTAACGAACTGAGAATTAAACACGTCGGTGGTCGATTATTACAAATTTTACAGCAGCCCATTGAGTGGCAAGGAAAAGACTACTACTTACCACCCAGTATTGGTGTCAGTGTTTTTCCTGAAGACGGTCTGAGTAGTGATGCGCTGATCAATCATGCTTTTACTGCTATGCACCGGGCGAAAGCTGATAAGAAACGAGGTTTATTATTTTTCTCTCATCAGATGCGTACTGATTTAGTACAGCGTTCTGAGTTAGAAAATGATCTGCGTAATGCTTTAGCCAATAAAGAGTTTGAAGTTTATTATCAGCCTAAAGTGTGTGCGAATAATCATAATATTAAGGGGGCTGAAGCACTACTGCGTTGGCATCACCCCAGCAGAGGGATGATTCCCCCTTCTGATTTTATTCCGTTAGCAGAGAAGCAAGGGGTTATTGTTGATATTGGTGCCTGGGTCCTGCGTGAGGCTTGCTTTCAGACTAAGCAGTGGCATGCTTTGGGTTTCTCTGAGTTTCAGGTTGCGGTGAATGTGTCTGCAGTCCAATTGACTGAGAGTGATTTTCCCGCAGTACTACACGATACATTGGTTGAAACCAAGCTTGATCCTCAGCTACTAGAAATCGAGGTGACCGAGACCGCACTGATGACGGATGTTGAGTTAACAATTAGCATACTTGAGCAAATTAAGGCGTTAGGAACCGGTGTGGCTGTTGATGATTTTGGAACGGGTTATTCATCGCTGAACTATTTAAATATGTTTCCAGTAGACTCCCTAAAAATTGATCGAGTTTTTGTTAAAGACATCGGTATAAAGAGCGATAGCAAAGATATCACTTCTAGCATTATAGGTATGGCGCATCGCCTAAATCTTAAAGTGGTAGCTGAGGGGGTCGAAACGCCAGCCCAAGCGCAGTTTATGAAAGATAATGCCTGCGAATACTTACAAGGCTTTCTTTTCAGTAAGCCTTTACCTGCTAATGAATTTACCGACCTTCTTTCTCGGTCCTGA
- a CDS encoding NADP(H)-dependent aldo-keto reductase produces the protein MHYHTLGHSDLKVSRICLGTMTFGEQNSEAEAHQMLDYAVFQGVNFLDLAEIYPVPTSAESQGLTEQYVGNWMKLRGNREQIVIATKVSGPADMVSYLRQDICFDSRNIRMAIEGSLQRLQTDYIDLYQLHWPDRKTNFFGQLGYQHDTSKDGVPILETLKVLKELVDEGKIRHIGLSNESPWGVMTFLQYAQLYDLPKVVSVQNPYSLLNRTDEIGLTEVLQREGVDMLAYSPLGFGVLSGKYLDDKRPAGARLTLFPSYARYIKPNGIRATQAYVDLAKMHGVDPAQMALAYVNSRTFVGASIIGATTMSQLKSNIASDGLVLSDEILESIEDIHSHNPNPSP, from the coding sequence ATGCATTATCACACACTGGGACATAGCGATCTTAAGGTAAGCCGCATCTGTTTGGGAACCATGACGTTTGGTGAACAAAACAGTGAAGCCGAGGCTCACCAAATGCTAGATTATGCTGTTTTTCAGGGGGTGAACTTTTTAGATCTAGCCGAAATTTATCCAGTGCCAACCTCAGCAGAGTCGCAAGGGCTTACTGAGCAATATGTTGGTAACTGGATGAAGCTTCGAGGTAATCGTGAGCAAATAGTTATCGCAACAAAGGTCTCGGGCCCTGCCGATATGGTGAGCTATTTGCGCCAAGATATTTGTTTTGATAGCCGTAATATCCGCATGGCAATTGAAGGAAGTTTGCAGCGCTTACAAACTGATTACATCGATCTTTATCAGTTACATTGGCCTGACCGAAAAACGAATTTTTTTGGCCAGTTAGGTTACCAGCATGATACGTCAAAAGATGGCGTCCCAATTTTGGAAACATTGAAAGTTTTAAAAGAGCTGGTGGATGAAGGAAAGATACGCCATATCGGTTTGTCGAATGAATCGCCTTGGGGTGTGATGACCTTCCTTCAATATGCACAATTGTATGACTTACCTAAAGTGGTTTCAGTACAAAACCCTTATAGCTTGCTAAACCGTACCGATGAAATTGGCTTAACCGAAGTACTACAGCGTGAAGGGGTTGATATGTTGGCATATTCACCGTTAGGTTTTGGTGTGCTATCAGGAAAGTATTTAGACGACAAACGACCCGCTGGTGCACGCCTTACTTTGTTTCCTAGTTATGCCCGCTACATTAAACCTAATGGCATTAGAGCGACTCAAGCCTATGTTGATCTAGCTAAGATGCATGGAGTAGATCCGGCTCAAATGGCGCTAGCGTATGTGAATAGCCGCACCTTTGTTGGCGCAAGCATTATCGGGGCTACCACCATGAGTCAGCTAAAGAGCAATATTGCTTCTGATGGGTTGGTGCTCAGTGATGAAATCCTTGAGTCCATTGAAGATATACATAGTCATAACCCAAACCCAAGTCCGTAA
- a CDS encoding class I SAM-dependent rRNA methyltransferase: MSLNTLILNQGAERRLRAGHVWIYSNEVDNKRTPIKSFQLGEQVLVEASNGKSLGVAYVNPNTLICGRLLCRDTKLRLDRSLLVHRINIALSLREACFDKPCYRLVFGDSDGLPGLVIDRYFNIFVVQISTAGMEAVVDEIISALNKIFTPEAIVLRCDGKMRSTEGLESYIEVAQGEVPELCPFEENGVPLLAPVLTGQKTGWFYDHRNNRAAMQKHVEGKRVLDLFSYVGGWGVQALAAGATEVMCVDASETALDVALENARLNNAEDRFVAVQGDAFDACKALIHDQEKFDVVIVDPPAFIQRRKDIKNGERAYSRINNLAMRLLGRNGVLVSASCSMHLERANLVDIIRANARELDRTAQIFDQGHQGADHPVHPAIPETDYLKSFCVRVLPSS, from the coding sequence ATGTCATTAAATACGCTTATTCTCAATCAAGGTGCAGAGCGCCGACTTCGTGCAGGCCATGTCTGGATTTACAGCAATGAGGTCGATAATAAGCGCACGCCCATTAAATCTTTTCAGTTGGGTGAGCAGGTTTTAGTTGAAGCGAGTAATGGGAAGTCGTTAGGTGTTGCGTATGTGAACCCTAATACTTTGATTTGTGGTCGTCTGCTGTGTCGTGATACTAAGCTTCGCTTAGATCGATCGTTACTGGTTCATCGTATTAATATTGCGTTGTCATTGCGTGAAGCGTGCTTTGATAAACCTTGCTATCGTTTAGTATTCGGCGACAGTGATGGCTTACCAGGATTGGTAATCGACCGCTATTTCAATATCTTTGTGGTGCAAATTTCGACCGCTGGAATGGAAGCCGTTGTGGATGAAATTATTTCGGCATTAAATAAAATTTTCACACCTGAAGCGATAGTATTGCGTTGTGACGGCAAAATGCGCAGTACTGAAGGCCTCGAAAGCTACATTGAGGTTGCGCAAGGTGAAGTGCCTGAGCTATGCCCATTTGAAGAGAATGGCGTGCCTCTGTTAGCCCCGGTGCTAACAGGGCAAAAAACAGGTTGGTTTTATGATCATCGTAACAACCGTGCAGCGATGCAAAAGCATGTAGAAGGTAAGCGTGTATTAGATCTATTTAGTTATGTGGGTGGTTGGGGTGTGCAGGCTTTAGCGGCGGGTGCAACCGAAGTGATGTGTGTTGATGCGTCTGAAACTGCATTGGATGTAGCATTAGAAAATGCGCGTCTTAATAATGCAGAAGATCGTTTTGTGGCAGTACAGGGCGATGCGTTTGATGCTTGTAAAGCATTGATCCATGATCAAGAAAAATTTGATGTTGTCATTGTTGATCCTCCTGCGTTTATTCAACGGCGTAAAGACATAAAAAATGGTGAACGTGCTTACTCACGAATCAATAACTTAGCGATGCGCTTGCTGGGACGTAACGGTGTATTAGTAAGTGCTTCGTGCTCAATGCATCTTGAGCGTGCTAACCTCGTTGACATTATTAGAGCGAATGCGCGTGAACTCGACCGAACAGCACAAATTTTTGATCAGGGGCATCAGGGTGCTGACCATCCAGTACACCCGGCTATTCCAGAAACTGATTATCTGAAATCATTTTGTGTCAGAGTGTTACCAAGTAGCTAG
- a CDS encoding CBS domain-containing protein, giving the protein MLKVKDLMRVNPPLLSQEQGLPDAVDMILNSGYLGLPVIDAGGGLIGFVSEQDLISESYHCDSHTLVKDVMRHDPLSVSAQLSVLELAERFGKGQPKIFPVVEDGIVTGLVARGQVMKSLSHSLQSCRVA; this is encoded by the coding sequence ATGTTAAAAGTGAAAGATCTAATGCGTGTGAATCCGCCATTGTTATCGCAAGAGCAGGGGCTTCCTGATGCGGTTGATATGATTCTTAACAGTGGATATTTAGGGCTGCCGGTGATTGATGCGGGAGGAGGGCTTATTGGCTTTGTGTCGGAGCAAGACTTGATTAGTGAAAGCTACCATTGCGACTCCCACACCCTGGTTAAAGATGTGATGAGGCATGACCCGCTCTCAGTATCTGCACAGCTGTCTGTTCTGGAGCTAGCGGAGCGTTTTGGCAAAGGCCAGCCAAAGATTTTTCCTGTTGTAGAAGATGGTATCGTCACGGGTTTAGTGGCGCGTGGTCAAGTGATGAAATCTTTGAGTCACTCGTTGCAGTCATGCAGGGTGGCTTGA
- a CDS encoding FecR domain-containing protein, which yields MRRYLQLIVSMWLFLSCVVPVSAAEWAYIVHEGDTLWDFSIKNLKNSGRWKDLQKINGIKNPKKMQPGTRIRVPLAWVKETPVEAEVVAILGSASLTLIDSSVKPVIVGSRIRLGDQLNVGHASSLSVKFADGSIITLYEGSAVRFNHLSQFGDSGMVDTRLRLEKGRVDTRAIPAKGDGSRFEIQTPSAITAVRGTKFRTTVISTDDVSRIEVIEGKVAVKGQSRTRRIAAGFGTRVSPGQVPLAPQKLLAAPKFKAIPDVIRQLDWSLVWHKLARSKGYRIELSKRADFVAVLWSRVTENRQTTLPEVPDGQYYVRVRGIDYLGIEGLAVVARLQLDVHPQPPLPLKPLNEQVIRGIPPVFQWTQSANASAYRLQISASEDFSGPLLLDQKGVERASYSLEKSLANGSYYWRVASLSSEKELGPYSVARQFRQDPVPLAPELVVSPEEGKLTVSLAGEVAQQYHIQISESDSFDELIVDKLTKQHEMTFSRATNLQYMRIRVVESDGYKGPWGATQLIYPPQDNRWLQVIGVGILGILLF from the coding sequence ATGCGGCGTTATCTGCAGTTAATTGTTTCTATGTGGCTTTTTCTAAGCTGTGTGGTGCCTGTCTCAGCGGCTGAGTGGGCCTATATTGTTCATGAAGGCGATACGCTTTGGGATTTTAGTATTAAAAATCTTAAAAATAGTGGTCGCTGGAAAGATTTACAAAAAATCAATGGGATTAAAAATCCTAAGAAAATGCAGCCAGGAACACGCATTCGGGTGCCTTTGGCATGGGTGAAAGAAACACCTGTAGAAGCAGAGGTTGTGGCTATCTTAGGTAGTGCTTCATTGACTCTAATAGATAGCAGTGTAAAGCCTGTTATTGTTGGCTCACGTATTCGTTTAGGTGATCAGCTTAATGTTGGTCACGCCAGTAGCTTATCTGTGAAGTTTGCTGATGGTTCCATTATTACTTTATATGAAGGCAGTGCAGTGCGCTTTAATCACCTGAGTCAATTTGGTGATTCGGGGATGGTAGATACCCGTTTGCGTTTAGAAAAAGGGCGTGTCGATACGCGTGCCATACCGGCTAAAGGTGATGGGTCTCGTTTTGAAATTCAAACCCCCTCGGCCATTACTGCAGTGAGAGGAACAAAGTTCAGAACGACGGTTATTAGTACTGATGATGTATCTCGTATAGAAGTCATTGAAGGTAAGGTTGCTGTTAAGGGGCAATCGAGAACACGTAGAATAGCTGCGGGTTTTGGTACGCGAGTGTCTCCAGGTCAGGTGCCTCTCGCACCGCAAAAACTGCTTGCTGCACCCAAGTTCAAGGCTATTCCTGATGTGATTCGTCAACTTGATTGGTCGCTTGTTTGGCATAAGCTTGCGCGATCTAAAGGTTATCGTATTGAGCTGTCAAAAAGAGCTGATTTTGTTGCTGTGCTGTGGAGCAGGGTGACAGAAAACAGGCAGACTACCCTGCCAGAAGTGCCTGATGGCCAGTACTACGTGCGTGTTCGTGGTATTGATTATTTAGGTATTGAAGGCCTTGCAGTGGTTGCCCGTTTACAACTTGATGTGCACCCGCAGCCTCCTTTGCCATTAAAACCTCTAAATGAGCAAGTAATAAGGGGGATACCTCCAGTATTTCAATGGACGCAATCTGCTAATGCTAGTGCGTACCGCTTGCAGATATCTGCTTCAGAAGATTTTTCAGGGCCCTTGCTCTTAGATCAAAAGGGTGTGGAGCGAGCGTCTTATTCGCTGGAGAAATCCCTCGCTAATGGTAGCTACTATTGGCGTGTTGCTAGTCTTTCCTCTGAAAAAGAGCTGGGGCCATATAGTGTGGCGCGCCAATTTCGACAGGATCCCGTACCGCTTGCACCTGAGCTTGTCGTTTCGCCTGAAGAAGGTAAGTTAACGGTATCCTTAGCGGGGGAGGTTGCTCAGCAATATCACATTCAGATTTCAGAAAGTGATAGTTTTGATGAGTTAATTGTCGATAAGCTAACAAAGCAGCATGAGATGACGTTCTCAAGAGCAACTAATTTGCAATATATGCGTATTCGAGTTGTTGAGTCAGATGGATATAAGGGGCCTTGGGGGGCCACGCAGTTAATCTACCCGCCGCAAGATAATCGCTGGTTACAGGTTATTGGTGTGGGTATTTTGGGTATTTTGTTATTCTGA